The following are encoded in a window of Acidobacteriota bacterium genomic DNA:
- a CDS encoding ABC transporter ATP-binding protein, translating to MQYDENLVLYLYLMWIMAWCDALCKPVRRPGSEDLFSLPPAPTDPLETTLTTAVRIQQVSKSYPIYDRPHDRLKELLTGNRRSFHRDFWALRDVSLEIERGITYGLIGENGSGKSTLLQLIAGILQPTSGTVEVAGRVSALLELGSGFNPEFTGRENVFLSGAILGIPRAEMEQVYPDIADFAEIGDFIHQPVKTYSSGMMVRLAFATAISVKPEIFIVDEALAVGDIYFRQRCMRKFHEMKRAGVTILFVSHSAADIKSLAERVAWLDHGRLVEAGDPDRVVSKYLAAMVTKDSRYREHHPASQAASMLESESLAREHAPEPASEPAPEIVQIIPNIDHRFGNGDAEILGIAVLDEDHRPLAMLPQQGTILVRISVRAHREIAHPIIGVLFRNHLGVDLAGTNTALEDTPLSALQPGDMQTIDFRMELPELYPAHFSFTPGISNGTIDTYEVCDFIDNAISLPVEKGRTVYGYIHLPCQIRVHDIRRGAPTATGNRGGGDKVGVQQ from the coding sequence TTGCAGTATGATGAAAATCTGGTCTTATACCTGTATTTAATGTGGATTATGGCGTGGTGCGATGCGCTTTGCAAACCGGTCCGCCGGCCTGGCAGCGAAGACCTTTTCAGCCTTCCGCCAGCGCCAACCGACCCTCTGGAGACTACCTTGACGACCGCCGTCCGCATCCAGCAAGTCTCCAAGAGCTATCCCATATATGACCGCCCACACGACCGTTTGAAAGAGCTGCTCACCGGGAATCGTCGCAGCTTTCACCGCGATTTCTGGGCGCTCCGCGATGTTTCGCTGGAGATCGAGCGCGGGATCACCTACGGCCTGATCGGTGAAAACGGCTCCGGCAAGAGCACGCTGTTGCAGTTGATCGCTGGAATACTGCAACCAACCTCCGGCACAGTGGAGGTCGCGGGCCGCGTATCGGCGCTGCTGGAGCTGGGGTCGGGCTTCAACCCGGAGTTCACCGGTCGTGAGAATGTCTTCCTGAGCGGCGCGATTCTGGGCATCCCGCGTGCGGAGATGGAGCAGGTTTATCCCGACATCGCGGATTTCGCCGAGATCGGCGATTTCATCCATCAGCCGGTAAAGACTTACTCCAGCGGCATGATGGTGCGCCTGGCCTTCGCCACCGCTATCAGCGTGAAGCCGGAGATATTCATCGTCGATGAAGCGCTGGCCGTGGGCGACATCTATTTTCGCCAGCGCTGTATGCGGAAGTTTCACGAGATGAAGCGCGCCGGCGTTACCATCCTCTTTGTCTCGCACAGCGCGGCCGACATCAAGAGCCTGGCCGAGCGCGTGGCCTGGCTGGATCACGGCCGGCTGGTGGAGGCGGGAGACCCTGATCGCGTTGTGTCAAAATATCTGGCCGCGATGGTAACCAAGGATTCTCGATATCGCGAGCATCACCCCGCTTCGCAAGCTGCCTCCATGCTGGAGAGCGAATCGCTGGCGCGCGAGCACGCGCCGGAGCCGGCGTCGGAGCCAGCGCCCGAGATCGTCCAGATCATTCCGAATATCGATCATCGCTTTGGAAATGGCGACGCGGAGATTCTGGGCATCGCGGTCCTTGATGAAGATCACCGGCCGCTGGCGATGTTGCCGCAGCAGGGAACCATCCTCGTGCGCATCAGCGTGCGCGCGCATCGCGAAATCGCGCATCCCATCATTGGCGTCCTGTTCCGCAATCATCTCGGGGTCGACCTGGCCGGGACCAACACCGCGCTGGAGGATACTCCGCTATCCGCGCTGCAGCCCGGCGACATGCAGACCATCGACTTTCGCATGGAGCTGCCCGAACTTTACCCAGCGCATTTTTCCTTCACGCCGGGAATCTCGAATGGGACGATCGATACCTACGAAGTCTGCGACTTCATCGACAATGCCATTTCGCTGCCGGTCGAGAAGGGACGCACGGTCTACGGGTACATCCATCTACCTTGCCAGATACG